The sequence GTCATGAAATACACGATTTTTGTTTTCGCCATTTCAGGGTCAAACCCCCACAAGCTAGTGAAAGCTAAAAGCCCTCCGCTCTGCGCCATGCCCTCTACGATTAAAACGCCTGGGAAAATGGGCTTATTGGGGAAATGCCCATTAAACACATCTTCATTGAAAGTGATATTCTTATAGGCGACAATTTTTTTATTGGCTTCTAACTCCACGACTCTATCCACTAATAACATGGGATAGCGGTGCGGTAAAATCTGTAAGATATGCTCTATAAAAAATTGAGATTGTGGGTTTTGGCTTGTTTCCATGGAATACCAACTCCTTTTTGATTAAACTAATGATTTTAGCACCTGCTATTTTAAAAAATAACTGCTATTATACCACAAGAAAACCGCTCGCTTTTGCAAAAACTCCCATGCATTAAAAATAAGTTTAAAAATGGCTTTTTAAGCATTATTTTATTTTGCATTTTCATGCATCATTCATGCGTGTGGCTTAAAATATTTTCTCTTAAATGATAGTGTGGGTATTTGTTAGAATCCAAAACCACTTGCCCCATGAGTTGCTTATCAAAATTGAAAATTAAAGGGGCTAGATAATTCACGGTGGAAAGCTCAATGGGGGTTTGAACGACCATAATATTAGCGACTAACACGCTCTTTGCCTCTTCTAATTCTAAAAGGATTTTTAAAGGGGTGGGCACTTCAAACTCGTATTTTCTTAAAGCAAAGGGATTGACAAGCGTGAAAGACACGACAGAATTCTCTTCTGCACTACTCAAACGCAAAAAGATTTCATCAATCTTTTGCAAACGCATTTTATGAATG comes from Helicobacter acinonychis and encodes:
- the fliW gene encoding flagellar assembly protein FliW, whose protein sequence is MLFDVKVPILGFETIHKMRLQKIDEIFLRLSSAEENSVVSFTLVNPFALRKYEFEVPTPLKILLELEEAKSVLVANIMVVQTPIELSTVNYLAPLIFNFDKQLMGQVVLDSNKYPHYHLRENILSHTHE
- the fabZ gene encoding 3-hydroxyacyl-ACP dehydratase FabZ; this encodes METSQNPQSQFFIEHILQILPHRYPMLLVDRVVELEANKKIVAYKNITFNEDVFNGHFPNKPIFPGVLIVEGMAQSGGLLAFTSLWGFDPEMAKTKIVYFMTIDKVKFRIPVTPGDKLEYHLEVLKHKGMIWQVGGTAQVDGKVVAEAELKAMIAERD